A region of Subtercola boreus DNA encodes the following proteins:
- a CDS encoding SDR family NAD(P)-dependent oxidoreductase yields the protein MSNRVAFVTGGASGIGKGIALALGEAGFRVAVADLNVEAATGVADEISAAGGEAVPVSLNVTDSASVAAAVTAVTDALGPVEVVVNCAGWDDFMNFVDTTEDFWDKIIDLNFKGQLRVTHAVVPGMIERGWGRVINIGSDAGRVGSSLEAVYSGAKGGTIAFTKTLAREVATSGVTANTVCPGPTDTPALRKFADQSGADAEKVISGMTRAVPMRRLGQPSDIAAAVVFFASDATGYITGQTLSVSGGLTMA from the coding sequence ATGAGCAACAGAGTCGCGTTCGTCACAGGCGGGGCCTCGGGAATCGGCAAGGGCATCGCCCTGGCACTCGGTGAGGCGGGCTTCCGCGTCGCCGTCGCCGACCTGAACGTCGAGGCTGCCACCGGCGTCGCCGACGAGATCTCCGCGGCCGGCGGCGAGGCCGTGCCGGTGTCGCTGAACGTCACCGACAGCGCATCCGTGGCCGCCGCGGTCACCGCCGTCACCGATGCGCTCGGCCCCGTGGAGGTCGTCGTGAACTGCGCGGGCTGGGACGACTTCATGAACTTCGTCGACACCACAGAGGATTTCTGGGACAAGATCATCGACCTCAACTTCAAGGGCCAGCTGCGCGTCACGCACGCCGTCGTACCGGGCATGATCGAACGGGGCTGGGGGCGTGTGATCAACATCGGCTCCGACGCGGGCCGGGTCGGGTCGTCGCTCGAAGCCGTCTACTCGGGGGCGAAGGGCGGCACCATCGCCTTCACGAAGACGCTCGCGCGTGAGGTCGCCACGAGCGGCGTCACCGCGAACACGGTCTGCCCGGGTCCGACCGACACCCCGGCGCTGCGGAAGTTCGCCGACCAGTCGGGCGCCGACGCCGAGAAGGTCATCTCGGGCATGACCCGCGCCGTTCCGATGCGCCGGCTCGGCCAGCCGAGCGACATCGCGGCAGCCGTCGTGTTCTTCGCCTCCGACGCCACCGGTTACATCACCGGCCAGACGCTGTCCGTCAGCGGCGGCCTGACGATGGCGTAG
- a CDS encoding hydroxymethylglutaryl-CoA lyase, with amino-acid sequence MSSRRPSSVVIREVGPRDGFQNEPEVIATADKIRLIESLGRAGFTRIEVASFVRPDVIPQLSDGVEVLKGIHLPSTVSRMVLIPNSRGLDNALAVREYFDEASIFVSASETHNLKNINRAVEQTMADDKAMATRILDAGLKLDAVIATSFGCPYEGKIPLDRVLGLAERFAEMGATEIGFGDTTGMANPAYVSDFFGAAFERLPGVELTAHFHNTRGQGLTNAYAALEAGCESFESSFGELGGCPVPAGSTGNIATEDLVSMFEEMGVDTGLDLDLVIAAAREAQSTLGRKLTSHSILAGPVDWTGTLVDH; translated from the coding sequence ATGAGCAGTCGGAGACCCAGCAGCGTTGTCATCCGCGAGGTCGGCCCCCGCGACGGCTTCCAGAACGAGCCGGAGGTGATCGCCACCGCCGACAAGATCCGGCTCATCGAATCGCTCGGCCGCGCCGGCTTCACCCGCATCGAGGTCGCCAGCTTCGTGCGGCCCGACGTCATTCCGCAGCTCTCCGACGGCGTGGAGGTGCTGAAGGGCATCCACCTGCCGTCGACAGTGTCGCGCATGGTGCTGATTCCGAACAGCAGGGGCCTCGACAACGCCCTGGCCGTTCGTGAGTACTTCGACGAGGCGTCGATCTTCGTCAGTGCCTCGGAGACGCACAACCTGAAGAACATCAACAGGGCCGTCGAACAGACGATGGCCGACGACAAGGCGATGGCGACGCGCATCCTGGATGCCGGGCTCAAGCTCGACGCTGTGATCGCCACGTCGTTCGGGTGCCCGTACGAAGGAAAGATCCCGCTCGACCGCGTGCTGGGCCTCGCCGAGCGCTTCGCCGAGATGGGCGCCACCGAGATCGGCTTCGGCGACACGACCGGCATGGCGAACCCCGCGTACGTCTCCGACTTCTTCGGGGCGGCCTTCGAACGGCTGCCGGGCGTCGAACTCACCGCGCACTTCCACAACACCCGTGGCCAGGGCCTCACCAACGCCTACGCCGCCCTCGAAGCGGGCTGCGAGAGTTTCGAGTCGAGCTTTGGCGAGCTCGGTGGATGCCCGGTACCGGCCGGTTCGACCGGAAACATCGCCACCGAAGACCTGGTCAGCATGTTCGAGGAGATGGGGGTCGACACCGGGCTCGACCTCGACCTGGTGATCGCTGCGGCCAGGGAGGCGCAGAGTACGCTCGGGCGGAAGCTCACCAGCCACTCGATCCTCGCCGGGCCGGTCGACTGGACGGGCACGCTCGTCGACCACTGA
- a CDS encoding acetyl-CoA hydrolase/transferase family protein — MIDLTGLIHAGDEIWWSQTSAEPTPLVHALLDQLHDIGPVTAFVGLTFDKRITRNPPPELSIVSYGALGDLRHLSKEGRLEVVPANYSGLPDLFARGELPGDVALVQVSPPDENGICSLGVGVDYAADAIEHTRVIIAEINERMPVTSGSAGIHVSRFAASIRTDRPLLEAPLTVSTPVDLAIAGHIAGLIEDGDTIQLGVGALPAAVLADLRGHRELGVHSGLITDGIADLVDRGVITGARKEIDTGVIVTGAALGSTAFYERLDDLPVRFCAASYTHSARTLSHLRSLVSINSAIEVDLSGQVNAEMRRGTYIGAVGGQSDFSRAASASGARSIIAVRSTGGSHSTIVPTVDTVTTSRTDVDVVVTEHGAAHLRGCGFAERARRLIEVAAPEHRESLERAAGRLAAMTA, encoded by the coding sequence ATGATCGACCTGACCGGCCTGATCCACGCGGGCGACGAGATCTGGTGGAGCCAGACGAGCGCCGAACCGACGCCGCTCGTGCACGCTCTGCTCGACCAGCTGCACGACATCGGCCCGGTCACCGCCTTCGTCGGCCTCACCTTCGACAAACGGATCACCCGCAACCCTCCCCCCGAACTGAGCATCGTCTCCTACGGAGCGCTCGGCGACCTGCGGCACCTCAGCAAGGAGGGCCGGCTCGAAGTGGTTCCGGCGAACTACTCGGGCCTGCCCGACCTGTTCGCGCGCGGCGAACTGCCCGGCGACGTCGCGCTCGTGCAGGTGTCTCCCCCCGACGAGAACGGCATCTGCTCTCTCGGGGTGGGCGTCGACTACGCGGCGGACGCGATCGAGCACACGCGCGTGATCATCGCCGAGATCAACGAACGGATGCCCGTCACCAGCGGTAGCGCAGGCATCCACGTGTCGCGGTTCGCCGCGTCGATCCGCACGGACCGGCCCCTGCTCGAGGCGCCGCTGACCGTCTCCACACCCGTCGACCTCGCGATCGCCGGCCACATCGCCGGCCTCATCGAGGACGGCGACACCATCCAGCTCGGCGTCGGAGCACTGCCCGCCGCCGTACTCGCCGACCTCCGCGGGCACCGCGAGTTGGGCGTGCACTCGGGCCTCATCACCGACGGCATCGCCGACCTGGTCGACCGCGGCGTCATCACGGGTGCCCGCAAGGAGATCGACACCGGGGTCATCGTGACCGGTGCAGCTCTCGGCAGCACGGCCTTCTACGAGCGGCTCGACGACCTGCCCGTGCGGTTCTGTGCGGCCAGTTACACCCACAGCGCCCGCACGCTCTCGCACCTCCGGTCGCTCGTCTCCATCAACTCGGCCATCGAAGTCGACCTGAGCGGGCAGGTGAACGCCGAGATGCGGCGCGGAACCTACATCGGTGCCGTGGGCGGCCAGTCCGACTTCTCGCGGGCCGCAAGCGCCTCCGGTGCCCGGTCGATCATCGCCGTGCGCTCCACCGGCGGGTCGCACTCGACCATCGTTCCCACGGTCGACACCGTCACGACCTCCCGCACCGACGTCGACGTGGTGGTCACCGAACACGGTGCGGCGCACCTCCGCGGTTGCGGGTTCGCCGAACGCGCCCGTCGGCTGATCGAGGTCGCGGCACCCGAACACCGGGAGTCGCTCGAACGCGCCGCGGGCCGGCTGGCGGCGATGACAGCATGA
- a CDS encoding thiolase family protein has translation MVFDNPFISSGREALIAEAVRTPMGRANPEKGWFRGTHPNVMLGAVYTDLLSRSGLAPDDIEDLVIGCTAQFGEQSRNVGRNAWLQAGYPPEVPAVVVDRRCGSAQTSVAMGAAFVASGMHELVIAGGVENMTHVPMNSVGKIEELYGKAWPAELLDLYDMVPQGESAELIAERWNISREEMDEFAVRSHALATEAIAAGRFDAEMVPLELDGQLRTSDQSVRPGTSLETLGGLKTVFRSENGRVTAGTSSPLTDGAAGVLLASRAASEKHGLKVRARILDQTTVGVDPIIMLTGPIPATRKLLERNGLTIDDIDLIEINEAFGSVVLAWQQELQPDMSRVNVNGGAIALGHPVGATGSRLIATILAEMERRDVELGLVTMCCGGGLGTATLIQRLDS, from the coding sequence ATGGTCTTCGACAATCCCTTCATCTCCTCCGGCCGCGAAGCGCTCATCGCCGAGGCCGTTCGCACGCCGATGGGGCGGGCGAACCCCGAGAAGGGCTGGTTCCGGGGCACGCACCCGAACGTCATGCTCGGCGCGGTGTACACCGATCTGCTCAGCCGCAGCGGCTTGGCCCCAGACGACATCGAAGACCTGGTGATCGGGTGCACGGCACAGTTCGGCGAGCAGTCGCGGAACGTCGGCCGGAACGCCTGGCTGCAGGCCGGCTACCCGCCCGAAGTGCCCGCCGTGGTGGTCGACCGGCGCTGCGGGTCGGCACAGACATCCGTCGCCATGGGCGCCGCTTTCGTGGCCTCGGGGATGCACGAACTCGTCATCGCGGGCGGTGTCGAGAACATGACGCACGTGCCGATGAACTCGGTCGGCAAGATCGAGGAGCTCTACGGCAAGGCGTGGCCGGCCGAACTGCTCGACCTCTACGACATGGTGCCGCAGGGCGAGAGCGCCGAACTCATCGCCGAACGCTGGAACATCAGTCGCGAGGAGATGGACGAGTTCGCCGTCCGTTCGCACGCCCTCGCGACCGAGGCGATCGCAGCCGGCCGGTTCGACGCGGAAATGGTGCCGCTCGAGCTCGACGGGCAGCTCCGCACCAGCGACCAGAGTGTGCGCCCCGGAACCTCGCTCGAGACGCTCGGCGGCCTGAAGACGGTGTTCCGCTCCGAGAACGGGCGGGTAACGGCGGGCACGTCGTCTCCACTGACGGATGGCGCGGCCGGCGTGCTGCTCGCCTCGCGGGCCGCCTCCGAGAAGCACGGGCTGAAGGTGCGCGCGCGCATCCTCGACCAGACCACCGTCGGCGTCGACCCGATCATCATGCTCACCGGGCCGATCCCGGCCACCCGCAAGCTCCTCGAACGCAACGGCCTCACGATCGACGACATCGACCTGATCGAGATCAACGAGGCGTTCGGCTCCGTCGTGCTCGCCTGGCAGCAGGAGCTGCAGCCCGACATGAGCCGCGTGAACGTGAACGGCGGCGCCATCGCCCTCGGCCACCCGGTGGGGGCGACCGGCTCGCGCCTGATCGCGACGATCCTCGCCGAGATGGAACGGCGCGACGTCGAACTGGGTCTCGTCACGATGTGCTGCGGCGGCGGCCTCGGCACGGCCACGCTCATCCAGCGGCTCGACTCATGA
- a CDS encoding SDR family oxidoreductase — protein MGILSGRSALVTGAGGGIGAAVSRALARNGAAVLVTDVNADAAAAVADAIVSDGFSASSFAFDVRDSAAAAEAAAAAAALAGGTLHILVNNAGAIAPAMFKNLEEEDFRRVVDIHLMGSFVCSKAALGYLPDDGTGRIINVTSAAGIVGTIGQANYGAAKAGIIGLTKSLAKELARRAITVNAIAPLAATAMTQNIRDNEKLAALTLARIPLGRWAQPDEIAESFVFFASDAAGYITGQVLPVDGGTVI, from the coding sequence ATGGGCATCCTCTCGGGGCGCTCGGCGCTGGTCACCGGCGCGGGCGGTGGCATCGGTGCTGCCGTCTCGCGGGCTCTGGCCCGCAACGGGGCCGCTGTGCTCGTCACCGACGTGAACGCTGATGCCGCTGCGGCGGTCGCCGACGCGATCGTGTCCGACGGATTCAGCGCCTCGTCGTTCGCGTTCGACGTGCGTGACAGTGCTGCGGCCGCCGAGGCCGCCGCAGCCGCAGCGGCGCTGGCCGGCGGCACGCTGCACATTCTCGTGAACAATGCCGGTGCGATCGCCCCCGCCATGTTCAAGAACCTCGAAGAAGAGGACTTCCGCCGGGTCGTCGACATCCACCTGATGGGTAGTTTCGTCTGCAGCAAGGCCGCCCTCGGCTACCTGCCCGACGACGGCACGGGCCGCATCATCAACGTGACCTCCGCCGCCGGCATCGTCGGCACCATCGGGCAGGCGAACTACGGCGCGGCCAAGGCCGGCATCATCGGCCTCACCAAGTCGCTCGCCAAGGAGCTCGCCCGGCGCGCCATCACGGTCAACGCGATCGCCCCACTGGCGGCCACGGCGATGACCCAGAACATCCGCGACAACGAGAAGCTCGCCGCCCTGACACTTGCGCGCATCCCGCTCGGCCGCTGGGCCCAACCCGACGAGATCGCCGAGTCGTTCGTCTTCTTCGCCTCGGATGCCGCGGGGTACATCACCGGGCAAGTGCTCCCGGTCGACGGCGGAACGGTCATCTGA
- a CDS encoding acyl-CoA dehydrogenase family protein, translating to MDFELTEDQVTIRDAVTDVAKRFDDDYWMHKDLDKEFPTEFYDAMAEGGWLGITTPEEYGGHGFGITEACLLIEAVAASGGGMNAASAIHLSIFGMHPVIVHGSEEMKQQNLPRIVNGDLHVCFGVTEPDAGLDTTRITTFAKRDGDHYVVNGKKVWISKAMESEKILLLTRTAKFEDSPKKTDGLTLFFTNLDRSAIDVRPIKKMGRNAVSSNELFIDNLQIPVEDRIGDEGTGFKYILDGLNPERMLVAAEALGIGRAALRAGVQYGKDRHVFGRPIGMNQGIQFPLAESLARLDAAELMLRKATWLYDKGLPCAKEANMAKYLCADAGFEAADRALQTHGGMGYSEEYHVARYFREARLLRIAPLSQEMVLNYIGEHVLGMPRSY from the coding sequence GTGGATTTTGAACTCACCGAAGACCAGGTGACCATTCGTGACGCCGTCACCGATGTCGCCAAGCGGTTCGACGACGACTACTGGATGCACAAAGACCTCGACAAGGAGTTCCCCACCGAGTTCTACGACGCGATGGCAGAGGGCGGCTGGCTCGGCATCACCACCCCCGAGGAGTACGGCGGCCACGGCTTCGGCATCACGGAGGCCTGCCTGCTGATCGAGGCCGTGGCCGCCTCCGGGGGCGGGATGAACGCGGCGAGCGCCATCCACCTCAGCATCTTCGGCATGCATCCCGTGATCGTGCACGGATCCGAGGAGATGAAGCAGCAGAACCTGCCACGCATCGTGAACGGCGACCTGCATGTGTGCTTCGGTGTGACCGAACCGGATGCCGGACTCGACACCACGCGCATCACGACGTTCGCGAAGCGCGACGGTGACCACTACGTCGTCAACGGCAAGAAGGTCTGGATCTCGAAGGCGATGGAGTCGGAGAAGATCCTGCTGCTGACGCGCACCGCGAAGTTCGAGGATTCGCCCAAGAAGACCGACGGCCTCACCCTGTTCTTCACGAACCTCGACCGGTCGGCCATCGATGTGCGGCCGATCAAGAAGATGGGACGGAACGCCGTCTCGTCGAACGAGTTGTTCATCGACAACCTGCAGATCCCGGTCGAAGACCGTATCGGCGACGAGGGCACGGGCTTCAAATACATTCTCGACGGATTGAACCCCGAACGGATGCTCGTGGCCGCCGAAGCGCTGGGAATCGGCCGCGCGGCCCTTCGCGCCGGGGTGCAGTACGGCAAGGACCGCCATGTGTTCGGCCGCCCGATCGGCATGAACCAGGGCATCCAGTTCCCGCTCGCCGAGTCGCTCGCGCGCCTCGATGCCGCCGAACTGATGCTGCGGAAGGCCACCTGGCTCTACGACAAGGGCCTGCCGTGCGCCAAGGAGGCGAACATGGCCAAGTACCTCTGCGCCGACGCCGGCTTCGAGGCCGCCGACCGCGCCCTGCAGACACACGGCGGCATGGGCTACTCCGAGGAGTACCACGTGGCCCGCTACTTCCGTGAGGCACGGCTGCTGCGCATCGCGCCGCTCAGCCAGGAGATGGTGCTGAACTACATCGGCGAGCACGTGCTCGGCATGCCGCGGAGCTACTGA
- a CDS encoding acyl-CoA dehydrogenase family protein has translation MRWEVDAEQKMFVEALADWLGDTAAPEQVRAALESADPAAFEHSLAEAGWLGVGLAEEQGGQGGGLLELALIAEQLAMRAAPSSAWLATVLALPALDPATAADVVENGRSTALAVAADSAAFASAFTATEAGISGTVRTVLGADRATLLVVPAGGSLYLVEVGASGVSIEPGELLDRSRSTGDITLADAAGTKLDADADAFLADARLRAAVLVAADALGAATRMLALSVEYSRQRTQFGAAIGSFQAMKHAAATMLVAEEASRSIVYYAAASVDDGLPESSLHAATAKAQATATASRSAESALTMHGAIGYTWEHDLQLLYKRAKLDHELFGSPAVWNERIADELGLLPVP, from the coding sequence ATGCGGTGGGAAGTCGATGCAGAACAGAAGATGTTCGTCGAGGCGCTGGCCGACTGGCTGGGCGACACGGCTGCGCCCGAGCAGGTGCGCGCTGCGCTCGAGAGCGCCGATCCGGCGGCCTTCGAGCATTCGCTGGCCGAGGCGGGCTGGCTCGGCGTCGGGTTGGCCGAGGAGCAGGGCGGGCAGGGCGGCGGGCTGCTCGAACTCGCGCTGATCGCCGAGCAGCTGGCGATGCGCGCCGCGCCGTCGTCGGCCTGGCTCGCCACGGTGCTCGCCCTGCCGGCGCTCGACCCGGCCACCGCCGCAGACGTCGTCGAGAACGGCCGGTCCACGGCCCTGGCGGTCGCGGCCGACAGTGCCGCGTTCGCCTCAGCGTTCACCGCCACAGAGGCCGGGATCAGCGGCACGGTGCGAACGGTGCTGGGTGCAGACCGGGCCACGCTGCTCGTCGTGCCCGCCGGCGGCTCCCTCTACCTCGTCGAGGTGGGCGCATCCGGAGTCAGCATCGAGCCGGGCGAACTGCTCGACCGCAGCCGCTCGACCGGCGACATCACCCTGGCGGATGCGGCGGGCACGAAGCTCGACGCCGATGCCGACGCCTTTCTCGCTGACGCCCGACTGCGGGCCGCCGTTCTGGTCGCCGCCGACGCCCTGGGCGCCGCCACCCGCATGCTGGCGCTCTCAGTGGAGTACAGCAGGCAGCGCACCCAGTTCGGCGCGGCGATCGGGTCGTTCCAGGCGATGAAACATGCCGCCGCGACGATGCTCGTCGCCGAGGAGGCCTCGCGCTCGATCGTGTACTACGCAGCGGCATCCGTCGACGACGGCCTGCCCGAATCATCGCTGCACGCCGCGACAGCCAAAGCCCAGGCCACGGCCACCGCCTCCCGCTCCGCCGAGTCGGCCCTCACGATGCACGGGGCCATCGGCTACACCTGGGAGCACGATCTGCAACTGCTCTACAAGCGCGCCAAGCTCGACCACGAGCTCTTCGGCAGCCCCGCGGTGTGGAACGAACGCATCGCCGACGAGCTGGGTCTTCTGCCGGTACCCTAA
- a CDS encoding AMP-binding protein, protein MSHDPAVYEWLPTADYIENANVTRLGRSHGIGTLPELRARSVADVGWYWDAVVTDLGIPFRTPYESVIDISAGIERPEWFTGSTINIVDACLTRWQNDVGAGRIAVSHEAEDGTVTNLTYAELAERAAAVAGGLRELGVKRGDTVALFLPMIPEAVVACYAIASLGAIIVPLFSGFAPSAIAARIRDAGAVAVIVADGTVRRHRTVEMKALLDEAVASCPTVERVVVVTNVGGGSAASGTDVAWESLLAATPLTEPVALPATETLLLAYTSGTTGKPKGAVHTHAGFLVKTASEVAYSFDVNADGVFCWITDMGWIMGPLSIFGTHANGATLVLYEGSPDVPDIDRLWSLVQNHRISMLGVSPTLIRTLRASGSTTFRDYDLSSVHVLGSTGEPWDPSAYEWLAVDVFGDRVPIINFSGGTEVGGSFLAPYPVETIRSCSLGGPSLGMDVDVVDANGDSVRGEVGELVCRQPWPAMTRGVWKDDDRYLEAYWTTFPGMWHHGDFALVEDDQWFILGRSDDVMNVAGKRLAPAEVESVLITHPAVVEAAAVGVPDSTKGETVWAFWVPRASSSEDVSEELRALVASELGKPFAPSLVRRVSQLPKTRSQKIMRRAVRAAALGLPQGDLSGAENPDAVNEISRAVGDQKTK, encoded by the coding sequence ATGAGCCACGACCCGGCCGTCTACGAATGGCTGCCCACCGCCGACTACATCGAGAATGCGAACGTCACCCGCCTGGGCCGGTCGCACGGCATCGGGACGCTGCCCGAACTCCGCGCGCGGTCGGTGGCCGACGTGGGCTGGTACTGGGATGCGGTCGTGACCGACCTGGGAATCCCGTTCCGCACGCCCTACGAGAGCGTCATCGACATCTCGGCCGGCATCGAGCGGCCCGAATGGTTCACCGGGTCGACGATCAACATCGTCGATGCGTGCCTCACGCGCTGGCAGAACGACGTGGGCGCGGGAAGGATCGCCGTCTCGCACGAGGCCGAAGACGGAACCGTCACGAACCTGACTTACGCCGAACTAGCCGAACGCGCTGCGGCGGTGGCGGGCGGGCTCCGGGAGCTCGGCGTGAAGCGCGGGGACACCGTCGCGCTGTTCCTGCCGATGATCCCCGAGGCCGTGGTCGCCTGCTACGCCATCGCCTCGCTCGGCGCGATCATCGTGCCGCTGTTCTCCGGTTTCGCCCCGTCGGCGATCGCGGCGCGCATCCGGGACGCCGGAGCGGTCGCTGTGATCGTGGCCGACGGAACGGTTCGCCGACACCGCACGGTGGAGATGAAAGCGCTGCTCGACGAGGCCGTCGCCTCGTGCCCGACCGTCGAGCGCGTAGTGGTCGTCACCAACGTCGGCGGTGGCAGCGCTGCATCCGGAACCGACGTGGCCTGGGAGTCACTCCTGGCCGCCACGCCCCTCACCGAACCGGTGGCGCTGCCGGCGACCGAGACGCTGCTGCTGGCCTACACCTCCGGCACCACCGGCAAGCCGAAGGGCGCCGTGCACACGCACGCGGGATTCCTCGTGAAGACGGCCAGTGAGGTCGCCTATTCGTTCGACGTGAATGCCGACGGCGTCTTCTGCTGGATCACCGACATGGGCTGGATCATGGGGCCCCTCTCGATCTTCGGCACCCACGCGAACGGCGCGACGCTCGTACTCTACGAGGGCTCGCCCGATGTGCCCGACATCGACCGGCTCTGGTCGCTCGTCCAGAACCATCGCATCTCGATGCTGGGGGTGTCGCCCACACTGATCCGCACGTTGCGTGCTTCGGGTTCGACGACCTTCCGCGACTACGACCTGTCGAGCGTGCATGTGCTCGGCTCGACCGGCGAGCCCTGGGACCCGAGCGCCTACGAATGGCTGGCCGTCGACGTCTTCGGCGACCGGGTTCCGATCATCAACTTCTCGGGCGGCACAGAGGTCGGCGGCTCCTTCCTCGCGCCCTACCCCGTCGAGACCATCCGCAGCTGCTCGCTCGGCGGGCCGTCGCTCGGCATGGACGTGGATGTGGTCGACGCGAACGGAGACTCGGTGCGCGGCGAGGTGGGCGAGCTCGTCTGCCGGCAGCCGTGGCCGGCGATGACCCGCGGCGTCTGGAAGGACGACGACCGGTACCTCGAGGCGTACTGGACCACGTTCCCCGGCATGTGGCACCACGGCGACTTCGCTCTCGTGGAGGACGACCAGTGGTTCATCCTCGGTCGCTCCGACGATGTGATGAACGTGGCCGGCAAACGTCTCGCCCCGGCCGAGGTCGAGTCCGTGCTCATCACGCACCCCGCCGTCGTCGAGGCGGCCGCCGTGGGCGTGCCCGATTCCACGAAGGGTGAGACCGTGTGGGCATTCTGGGTTCCGCGGGCGTCGTCGAGCGAGGATGTCTCCGAGGAACTCCGCGCGCTGGTGGCCAGTGAGCTCGGCAAACCGTTCGCCCCCTCGCTGGTGCGCCGCGTCAGCCAACTGCCGAAGACCCGGTCGCAGAAGATCATGCGCCGCGCCGTGCGCGCAGCCGCGCTCGGGCTCCCCCAGGGCGACCTGTCAGGGGCCGAGAACCCGGATGCCGTGAACGAGATCAGCCGCGCTGTCGGCGACCAGAAGACGAAGTAG
- a CDS encoding acyl-CoA dehydrogenase family protein, whose protein sequence is MNLSDSPEEARFRTEARAFIEATLPTLPWPEPADLVAKVPFWTQWQKALFDGGYAGLSWPKEYGGGGEGPNIRAIFAEELDLAGAPERLNTIGEDFSGPTIIDYGTDAQKERFLRPILTGDEIWCQLFSEPEAGSDLASLRTKATKVDGGWSITGQKIWTSRAHVASFAILLARTGTEPRHKGITFFILPLDTEGVTIRPLRHMLGEAEFNEVFLDSVFIPDELVVGEVNGGWAVAMGTLAYERVAIATGRVNTQRAVRDIVTAVREATDSAGRPLGADARVRDTVADLYGRALTHYLIGQRVVSLATDDGPPGPVTSIGKLFFCPLVEDLADFRLSMTPLGGQFALESDDPETARWVRLAYQSRGTAIAGGSTFIQRNIVAERMLSMPRSAK, encoded by the coding sequence ATGAACCTGTCGGATTCGCCCGAAGAAGCACGATTCCGCACCGAAGCCCGAGCCTTCATCGAGGCGACGCTGCCCACTCTGCCCTGGCCGGAGCCCGCCGACCTGGTGGCCAAGGTCCCGTTCTGGACCCAGTGGCAGAAGGCCCTGTTCGACGGCGGCTACGCCGGACTGTCGTGGCCGAAGGAGTACGGCGGGGGCGGCGAGGGCCCGAACATCCGCGCCATCTTCGCCGAAGAACTCGACCTCGCCGGCGCCCCCGAACGACTGAACACGATCGGCGAGGACTTCTCCGGCCCGACCATCATCGACTACGGCACCGACGCGCAGAAGGAGCGGTTCCTCCGCCCGATCCTGACCGGCGACGAGATCTGGTGCCAGCTGTTCTCCGAGCCCGAGGCCGGCTCCGACCTCGCGTCGCTCCGCACGAAGGCCACGAAAGTCGACGGCGGCTGGTCGATCACCGGCCAGAAGATCTGGACGAGCCGCGCCCACGTCGCCTCGTTCGCCATTCTGCTCGCCCGCACGGGAACCGAACCGCGGCACAAGGGCATCACGTTCTTCATCCTCCCCCTCGACACCGAGGGCGTGACCATCCGGCCGCTTCGCCACATGCTGGGCGAGGCCGAGTTCAACGAGGTCTTCCTCGACAGCGTCTTCATCCCCGATGAGCTCGTGGTCGGCGAGGTGAACGGCGGCTGGGCCGTCGCCATGGGCACGCTCGCCTACGAACGCGTCGCGATCGCCACCGGCCGGGTCAACACCCAGCGCGCCGTGCGCGACATCGTCACCGCCGTACGCGAGGCGACAGACAGTGCCGGTCGTCCGCTCGGTGCGGATGCCCGGGTGCGCGACACGGTCGCCGATCTCTACGGGCGCGCGCTCACGCACTACCTGATCGGGCAGCGGGTGGTGTCGCTGGCGACGGATGACGGGCCCCCCGGCCCGGTGACCTCCATCGGCAAACTCTTCTTCTGCCCTCTGGTGGAGGATCTCGCCGACTTCCGGCTCTCGATGACGCCGCTCGGCGGGCAGTTCGCGCTGGAGTCCGACGACCCCGAGACGGCACGGTGGGTGCGCCTCGCCTACCAGTCCCGCGGCACCGCCATCGCAGGCGGCTCGACGTTCATCCAGCGCAACATCGTGGCCGAACGGATGCTCAGCATGCCCCGGAGCGCGAAATGA
- a CDS encoding FAS1-like dehydratase domain-containing protein: MTGIPVGGVVDTVEFTVEAGKIREFARATFTEDPRHAAGELATATHSVVTGHYRDQRGFVARLGLAIERIVVGSVSWEYERPLIAGDRLVATRRVEADTVREGRTGAMRFVTLATSFTDAAGETALVQREVLIERPAS, encoded by the coding sequence ATGACCGGGATTCCTGTAGGCGGCGTCGTCGACACCGTCGAGTTCACCGTGGAGGCGGGCAAGATCCGCGAGTTCGCCCGCGCGACCTTCACCGAAGACCCCCGGCACGCGGCCGGTGAACTAGCCACGGCGACCCACTCGGTGGTGACGGGCCACTACCGCGACCAGCGCGGATTCGTGGCGCGCCTCGGCCTCGCCATCGAGCGCATCGTCGTAGGATCGGTCTCGTGGGAGTACGAACGCCCCCTCATCGCGGGCGACCGACTCGTGGCCACGCGCCGTGTCGAGGCCGACACCGTGCGCGAGGGCCGCACCGGCGCGATGCGTTTCGTGACTCTCGCCACGTCGTTCACGGATGCTGCGGGCGAGACCGCGCTCGTGCAGCGCGAGGTGCTCATCGAGAGGCCAGCGTCGTGA